The sequence TCCATACCAGACTCATGTTACAACTGAGCTTGTTGGTACCCTTGGTTACATTCCTCCAGAGTATGGACAAGCATGGGTGGCCACTTTGAGAGGAGACATATACAGTTTTGGGGTTGTCATGCTTGAGCTGCTAACCGGAATAAGGCCTTTCGAGGTAAGCAAGCCAAGGGCATCGAGAGAGTTGGTTGGCTGGGTGCAACAAATGAGGAGAGAGGGCAAACCAGAGGAAGTTTTCGATCCTCTCCTGAGAGGGAAGGGCTTTGAAGATGAGATGCTTCAGGTTCTTGATGTGGCTTACTTATGTGTCAACCAGAACCCTCTTAAGAGACCAACGATCAAGGAAGTTGTCGATTGGCTGAAAGATGTAGGGACATCCCAGCAACACCAAGATAAAGAcgagtaaattttttttttttacctttcacaCTTGTTAAGAAAGTATTTATACGTATACTTGCACATAAATATTTTGGGTATTGTTGCAGAATTTCGCCACGTTACTTGTGTAAATAATATTGCTTTAAAGATCTATGTCATAGATTCTATGAGGCAGCTATAGTTTTTGTGTACATCTCTGAGGATCGACATTGCCAACTCTTTTATTACAGAAAACATAAATTTTTGCATGCAATCAATCTTTCTATTTAGCTTTCGACCCTTCTCTGAACCGAAATCACACAAAAGAACCTGCTCGTGACATTCGTACATCAGATTGATCGCAATTGATTTCATAAAGTCATTCTAAATTTTGAGACACCTGCTGATGCACATATCACTACTTCTGTGAATCTGGTGTAAGAATTATGCAGATCTACGACAATGCAGAACTTGCCCATGTCACTGAAGATTTCGGTATGATTGTGTAATTGGTTTTGCTCATTTCATCGCTTGTCAAGATCTAAAAATGCTAAGAACTCATCCCTGATATGAACAAAATGCAAGATTATCCTTGCCATGACACATAtagtttctatttttttcctcaaaatcaaaagaaagacGATGTTGTTGATACTGAACATCAAGCACGATCAGAATCACGAAGGAAAACATCGTGAATACAGTCAGGAGGACCGTCACTCCACACTATCGCGCCGTAGAGTCTTGGATTTGGATGTGAAAAGGAAAAATCTCACAAGAGTGATGTCTGCATAATTGCCACCTTCTTGAGGTAGACATCACTAAGACTATGGGGGTTCTTTGCCTAATTAAGCACTCATATCTGGATTCTGGAGGTTCAAAAATTCTTGGTGCACAACTTgtgtgggaaaatgctttggtGAGTCATTGATTCTGCATAAAATATGCACAATTTTTGCAGATTTGACAGCATAATGTTTGGTTGTTTGATTTTATAATTTCTCCAACTTAATGTGGCTACAAAAAAACCATTTTAGAAACAGCAAATTACGGATGGAGAAAAAGTTACGATTGGGAAAGTGATTTTCATATTCTCAGCTTCCGAGTTTACTGTTCTTGCACTCATCTCTTATTTGTAGtttttgaattaaataaatcaaaagaaaaacaatgaaCTATTAAAACAAAGGGAGGAGTGCCGAAGAAACCACGGGGAGAGTGAAAAATGGATTTTAATTGAGTTGTAATTTGTGTTTGAAGAGAGGACGTGGAAATATTTTCTTGTCTAagtaaatttttagtagttttGAACTTTTGAGTCATTGTCTAGGTGGATTTTTGTACTTTTGTCAAACTAATAATATGATCTGGCAAGTAAGAAATTAATAGTAAAAAGTATTTTCGCGTCGGTGGAATTATCACAAGTCAACTAGCGATATTAATGGCTACTCAACgctctttcttgtttttttttttttttttttatcaaaacgcACTTTTTTGTTAGATTCGAAGTTTCTTTTGCCAAAAAATACCGAACAATGCTAAAAATTGATATTAGCAATAACTAAATTAGCTAAGAAAATGTGTTACTCTAGTATAAATTAGAACACCACTTAAATCAGTatagtgtttttctttttaataattTCGAATTATTGTTTGGTTTCGTTTTGTTGAGATGAAGGTTTGACTTTCGTCACTTCATTTATTGAATTTTTGgggtcaattctgtaatttgaACTATTCAGCGTATAGATCGGAATCTAAAACCCCGAAACGGAAGTGTCTGAATCTTCTTCTACGACCGAAATCCGAAAAAGAACCGGAAAAACGGGACGGAAACAGATGAAGCAGGCGGAGCTCACGGCGCTGCTCTGCCTGATATGGGCGGCGACTCTCCTCTACGGCGAGATGTTCGCCTACTGGAGGCCCTTTCTCTCGTCCTGCTCGTGGCCGCACCTCAATCGCACTTCTTCCTCCACAGCCGACCCCGATTATGTCAAGGTGGCGGTCATCACCGACCCGCAGCTCATGGACCGGACCTCCCTCCCTCTTCCGCCCAAATCACTCGCTCTCGAACTGGCGCAGTTCTTCACCGACCTGTACATGCGCAGAGCCTTTCATCAATCTGTACTTCCTCTCCGGCCCGATGTTATTTTCTTCTTAGGTGACTATTTCGATGGCGGTCCTTATCTTTTGGATGAAGAGTAAGTAAGCCCCtgcaaatttgaaattttgaatgcaATATCTAACTTGGGTTTTTGCTGTTTCAGTATAATGTACCATCTTTGTTGATGTCTTAGTAGATTTGATTGCTGCAGCGTATGATTTGATATCGAAATTAGCTCCGAATTGTTgggttttctttaaaaattgtTGCTTGACTTGCTAAAGTCAGGTTCTTTCTTGTTATGCTTGATTAGGTGGAGCGAATCATTGAGCCGTCTCAGACATATTTTTTCACTGAGGTTGCCAGATAGATATTTAAATATCCCAGTTTACTATCTTCCTGGAAACCATGACATTGGCTATGGAAGTCTCCACTCTCGTAAGGCAcaggtatttttttttatgttgccATTAAATGgtacctaatttttttttctagaacTACTCTGAGAGTTATTTGTTTGTCTTGTGCATTGCTTAAAAACATCTATGCATTGTGTCTGTGTATTCGGAAATAAGACAAAGATATAGAGAGGGAGAAGAAGACCATATGTCTATGACTTTAGTGAGTAATTTTCATAGTGTTATAGAAAAACCATACACGAAAGATAAACAAACATCCTAGAAACTAACCCTTAGAGTCATAATGGCTCAGCAAACATTCAACTATCATTCTAGAAACCATACACGAAAGATCATCAAACGTTCAACAAACATTCTCCATGttttccaaattccaaattgaACACCAGATAGCTGGTTGATGATTTTATGAGTTTTACCTATTTCTTTCGTAAATTGGGTGTAATAAAATCTTGTCATGGAGCTAATTTTTATTGACATCCATTCTGCAATTTTATTATCTCTTAATCATATATACAtgctttttagctaaaaagaTTCTTTTATGGTTGTACCAGGCAATTAGACGATATGAAAAGGAATTTGGTAGCAGAAACTATCGATTTACAGTTGGAAAAGTGGAGTTCATTGCCATTGATGCTCAAACTATTGATGGTATGCGTGGAAACAATGTTATGcagttattttatttatatttgtatcCTTTTGCTGTTTTATTCCAGTAAATTCGTGTATTACATAACAATATTATCTTAGAACCGCTACTGTGCATGTGGAAGAAGAAATTGAGAGTAAAACAAGGAATCTATTAGATGACCATGTAATTAACATACTATCcttggttttcaaattttgattaaaaccaCTTGAAATAATAGGGGCTGTATTTGAAACAGCCTATATGACCAAGGACAAAGAATCCTTTTAATAGCAGCATAGGTGGTGGTACCATGATGTTTTCTTGAAGAGACTTTCTTGTCATATGGACTCATAAGTTATTTAACTAAGACTTTGAGATAAATAATTTTTGTTCTCTTAATTGGTATCTGtgtgaaaatgcatttagtgCATACGTTTGTGTCTGTGGTTATGACCTTAGAAATTGAAAGTCAAAATCATGCTGGatttcattaaattttaaatctcTAATGGGGAATTGGACTCTGCAGCTGCAGCTTCTTTTCTGCATGATTGTGATTACAATAGCATTTGGATGGGTTCATATTGATTGTTATTATTTGTACTGTTTTTCATCAAAAATAATTATCTCATGTATATATCATGCAGGAAATCCTCAAGGAGTTCTTGCTTCCTCTACACGTGATTTTATCAAGAATGTCTCCATGGGTATATGATATATGCTCATTCTATGTTGTTAACTTTGAACTTTAGTGTGTTGAAATTAATTCATCTACTTATTACATTGTTGTAGATGTTCAAGTGTCTCCAAGGGTTTTATTGACCCATATTCCATTGTATCGACGGGATTGGACAGATTGTGGCCCCAACCGTAACTCAGAAATTATCAACCAGGTattgttttaacttttatgGAGGTAAAACTTAAGCAAAGTATATTTTTGTACATTTAATTAGTAGCATTATGCTTTATAGTGCTTTTTCCCTATATTGTACCGGAATCTGAATTTCAGATGTCAAGTTTCCTCACATTATagattttttatctttttgtgtTAAAATCTTTAGCGGATTCTGCGATCTGCTGACGGTCAAGAAGTATTGTAAGCTGTTCTCCTCTTGTGTTTTGGGCAATTGAAATCATAAAACTACATTAACTTGCAAGTTTGGTTGGTAGCAATCAAGGATTTGGCTTGACCGTTATTACAATTGTACAGGTATCAGAATTACATTACAGAGGAATCATCAAACTACTTATTGGATTCAATCAAACCGGTTAGTGATCTTTCCTCTCCATGATGTATCTTGTCTATGAGAGCCCTATTAATTGATTCAGACGTGTGACAAAATCGCAAACTTTCTGGATATGTTGGCACCTTTATGATGAATTATGATTCCCCAATACTTGTCCTTTTGGGAAAAGGTAAAGTGAAGCTCGTTAACCACTTAACCACTCCGGATAAACTATTTCGACATAGTCATGACTCTAATACCCATGTGACACATTTATCCTTGTCTCCGAACCACAGGCTATTGCGAAGCAACACTATCAGGCCCATATTATTTGTATCCTATATTGAGTCGTAGGTTGTGAGTGATGTGTGTTTCTAGTTTCTACACCTCTGCTTGGCTTATGCATCTTTGGCCATTGACTTTTCAGTGCACATTCAAACTGTAGGATCTACCTTCAACTTGCAATAATAACTTTTAAGTGGTTTTTGTAGGTACTTGTTTTA is a genomic window of Malus domestica chromosome 09, GDT2T_hap1 containing:
- the LOC103443613 gene encoding uncharacterized protein C630.12 isoform X2, giving the protein MKQAELTALLCLIWAATLLYGEMFAYWRPFLSSCSWPHLNRTSSSTADPDYVKVAVITDPQLMDRTSLPLPPKSLALELAQFFTDLYMRRAFHQSVLPLRPDVIFFLGDYFDGGPYLLDEEWSESLSRLRHIFSLRLPDRYLNIPVYYLPGNHDIGYGSLHSRKAQAIRRYEKEFGSRNYRFTVGKVEFIAIDAQTIDGNPQGVLASSTRDFIKNVSMDVQVSPRVLLTHIPLYRRDWTDCGPNRNSEIINQRILRSADGQEVLYQNYITEESSNYLLDSIKPVLVLSGHDHDQCHVIHKSKKGPVGEYTVGTVSWQQGNLYPSFMLLSTSNFVPSNASSSEEAILTHLCFLPMQTHIYLWYLSLFVFTLVSLLLWPSGGVSVWHHCSDFMGIVKQVISSIRSRTKEKIEDLNCEYEMIWDAEGSMHLVKKALGTPIACSSERNSVERGNAVMRPTARKNTSQDIEASVNGDTEADSVVDPMAKLLPRASRSWTKTMIRRLVRTLRMVMIIAAVNIPLYVMLLFKDWIDQ
- the LOC103443613 gene encoding uncharacterized protein C630.12 isoform X1, whose translation is MKQAELTALLCLIWAATLLYGEMFAYWRPFLSSCSWPHLNRTSSSTADPDYVKVAVITDPQLMDRTSLPLPPKSLALELAQFFTDLYMRRAFHQSVLPLRPDVIFFLGDYFDGGPYLLDEEWSESLSRLRHIFSLRLPDRYLNIPVYYLPGNHDIGYGSLHSRKAQAIRRYEKEFGSRNYRFTVGKVEFIAIDAQTIDGNPQGVLASSTRDFIKNVSMDVQVSPRVLLTHIPLYRRDWTDCGPNRNSEIINQRILRSADGQEVLYQNYITEESSNYLLDSIKPVLVLSGHDHDQCHVIHKSKKGPVGEYTVGTVSWQQGNLYPSFMLLSTSNFVPSNASSSEEAILTHLCFLPMQTHIYLWYLSLFVFTLVSLLLWPSGGVSVWHHCSDFMGIVKQVISSIRSRTKEKIEDLNCEYEMIWDAEGSMHLVKKALGTPIACSSERNSVESRGNAVMRPTARKNTSQDIEASVNGDTEADSVVDPMAKLLPRASRSWTKTMIRRLVRTLRMVMIIAAVNIPLYVMLLFKDWIDQ